In Salisediminibacterium beveridgei, one DNA window encodes the following:
- a CDS encoding ATP synthase subunit I, with the protein MNDIRKLFSRYATYTLVFVSLFLIMTLISGDNRPFWLGMAFGTSFSLVSLWMTYFQVSRIGKMTVDKKPRATLGTLSRLLVFLLALWVAQQLPQYFSLTGVIIGLSVTYIILLIEPLFRISLSKEKE; encoded by the coding sequence ATGAACGACATCCGCAAATTGTTTAGCCGCTACGCAACTTATACGCTGGTCTTCGTCAGTCTGTTTTTGATCATGACCCTGATTTCCGGGGACAACAGACCTTTCTGGCTCGGGATGGCATTCGGCACCAGCTTCAGTCTGGTCAGCCTGTGGATGACGTATTTTCAAGTCAGCCGGATCGGTAAAATGACCGTGGATAAAAAACCGCGGGCCACCCTCGGAACGCTGTCCAGGCTGCTCGTGTTTCTTCTGGCACTCTGGGTTGCCCAGCAGCTGCCGCAGTATTTTTCGTTGACAGGAGTGATCATCGGTCTTTCTGTGACCTATATCATTCTGTTAATAGAACCACTGTTTCGCATCTCGCTTTCAAAGGAGAAAGAGTGA
- the atpB gene encoding F0F1 ATP synthase subunit A: protein MDSKFLKIDLFGIPWLTLNIPALFTTTMAMVIVFLVAFFMSRKIQMYPTGAQNALEYLVQFVKNIISSTMDWKQGQHFVMLGITILLYVFVANMMGVPFELATEEHYVWWNSPTSNPVLTISLAAFVVVLTHIYGLKLKGPKEYGKDYFRPAPFMAPFKIIEDFSNTLTLGMRLYANIFAKEMIMIMLVGLGAFASVFWTFGAFFPLVIFQAFSVFIGSLQAFIFAMLTMVYMSHKVSEEH, encoded by the coding sequence TTGGATAGTAAATTTCTGAAAATCGACCTGTTTGGCATCCCGTGGCTGACGCTCAACATTCCGGCGCTGTTTACCACGACGATGGCGATGGTCATTGTTTTCCTGGTGGCATTTTTCATGTCCCGGAAAATTCAAATGTACCCGACAGGTGCGCAAAATGCCTTGGAGTACCTGGTGCAATTCGTCAAAAACATCATCAGCAGTACGATGGACTGGAAGCAGGGGCAACACTTTGTGATGCTCGGGATTACCATCTTGCTTTACGTATTTGTGGCGAACATGATGGGTGTCCCGTTTGAGCTTGCCACGGAAGAGCACTATGTCTGGTGGAACTCACCAACGTCAAATCCGGTCTTAACCATCTCACTGGCCGCCTTCGTTGTCGTATTGACACATATTTACGGCTTGAAGCTCAAAGGCCCGAAAGAGTATGGGAAAGATTACTTCCGGCCGGCGCCGTTTATGGCACCGTTTAAGATCATTGAAGATTTTTCGAACACGCTCACGCTCGGCATGCGACTTTATGCGAACATTTTCGCCAAAGAAATGATCATGATCATGCTTGTCGGACTCGGGGCATTTGCCAGTGTCTTCTGGACATTCGGGGCATTTTTCCCGCTCGTCATATTCCAGGCGTTCAGCGTATTTATCGGTTCATTGCAGGCCTTTATCTTTGCCATGCTGACGATGGTGTATATGTCGCACAAAGTCAGTGAAGAACATTAG
- the atpE gene encoding F0F1 ATP synthase subunit C, with protein sequence MGTVAIAVAITASLAAIAGAFGVAIVVRSTLQGITRQPEIRGPLQTVMFIGVPLVEALPIFAIVIAFLLLGNM encoded by the coding sequence ATGGGAACAGTCGCTATTGCAGTAGCAATTACAGCAAGTTTGGCAGCAATCGCAGGTGCATTTGGGGTGGCAATCGTCGTCCGCAGTACGTTACAGGGAATTACGCGTCAACCGGAGATCCGTGGACCGCTTCAAACCGTTATGTTCATTGGTGTGCCACTTGTTGAGGCACTTCCAATTTTTGCGATCGTTATTGCCTTCTTACTGCTGGGTAATATGTAA
- the atpF gene encoding F0F1 ATP synthase subunit B — translation MFDVMEIEWLNAAYQILAFLFLMWLLKRYAFGPIMDMMEKREKHVADQIKSAEKNRDEAEQYLKEQREAIQTARQEAKEIVENAKKMSDQQAKDIVENARNESDRLKENAKAEINTEKEQAINALREQVSTLSVLVASKVIEKELDEKEQEKLIQDTLKEVGGDL, via the coding sequence TTGTTTGATGTTATGGAAATAGAATGGTTGAACGCCGCCTATCAAATCCTGGCGTTTTTATTCCTGATGTGGCTTCTTAAGCGTTATGCCTTCGGTCCGATCATGGATATGATGGAAAAGCGGGAGAAACACGTCGCTGATCAGATCAAATCCGCTGAAAAGAACCGGGATGAAGCTGAGCAGTACTTAAAGGAACAGCGTGAAGCCATTCAGACGGCAAGACAGGAAGCAAAAGAAATTGTTGAAAACGCAAAGAAAATGAGTGATCAGCAGGCAAAAGACATCGTCGAGAACGCACGCAATGAGTCGGATCGTCTGAAAGAAAATGCCAAAGCTGAAATCAATACGGAAAAAGAACAGGCGATTAATGCCTTGCGCGAGCAGGTATCGACCCTTTCCGTCCTGGTTGCATCCAAAGTCATTGAGAAAGAACTCGATGAGAAGGAGCAGGAAAAACTGATTCAGGACACTTTGAAGGAAGTTGGCGGAGACCTATGA
- a CDS encoding F0F1 ATP synthase subunit delta, which produces MRRHPVAYRYAYALFEIAKEKNQLQELADELSDVDNAFSETGLLQRAFTHPDLSNDKKKQILSGAFQEKVSPQVMNLLYLLVDNGRITLFTHVASNYRDLAHDEQGIAEAFVHSAKQLTDDEKEAVADTFAKRAGKAKLLITNVVDEHMIGGLKVQIGDTVFDGTVANQLARIQSRMIHGKRK; this is translated from the coding sequence ATGAGAAGACATCCGGTAGCTTACCGATATGCCTATGCGCTGTTTGAAATCGCGAAGGAAAAAAATCAGCTGCAGGAACTTGCAGATGAACTCTCAGACGTGGACAATGCGTTTAGTGAGACCGGGCTGTTGCAGCGGGCTTTCACTCATCCGGATCTGTCCAACGACAAGAAGAAACAAATTCTGAGTGGTGCTTTTCAGGAAAAAGTGTCCCCGCAGGTCATGAACCTGTTATATCTTCTGGTGGACAACGGCCGGATTACGCTATTCACGCATGTGGCCAGCAATTACCGTGACCTTGCCCATGACGAACAAGGCATTGCGGAAGCCTTCGTTCACTCAGCCAAACAGCTGACAGATGACGAAAAAGAAGCAGTGGCTGACACGTTCGCAAAGCGGGCAGGTAAAGCCAAATTACTGATTACGAACGTGGTCGATGAGCACATGATCGGCGGTCTCAAGGTTCAAATCGGAGATACCGTCTTTGATGGCACCGTCGCCAATCAGCTTGCGCGCATTCAATCGCGCATGATCCACGGGAAACGTAAGTAG
- the atpA gene encoding F0F1 ATP synthase subunit alpha, producing the protein MSIRADEISSLLKKQIEDYQSEIEVNDVGSVIRVGDGIAVAHGLENVMAGELLEFSNGVMGMAQNLEENTVGIIILGPFTEIREGDEVRRTGRIMEVPVGEELLGRVVNPLGQPLDGMGPVETSRTRPIESPAPGVMDRKSVHEPLQTGVKAIDALIPIGRGQRELVIGDRQTGKTAIAIDTIINQKDQDMICIYVAIGQKESTVAGVVETLRQHGALDYTIVVTASASQPAPLLYLAPYAGVSMGEDFMYDGKHVLVIYDDLTKQASAYRELSLLLKRPPGREAFPGDVFYVHSRLLERAAKLSDDKGAGSLTALPFIETQAGDISAYIPTNVISITDGQIFLQSNLFFSGVRPAIDAGLSVSRVGGSAQIKAMKKVAGTLRLDLASYRELEAFAQFGSDLDEATQAKLNRGARTVEVLKQGLHQPQDVEKQVFILFALTKGFLDDIDVDDILRFEQEMHTFLEHNNNDLLKSIRETGNLADEDAMKNAINEFKKSFQAN; encoded by the coding sequence ATGAGCATCAGAGCCGATGAAATCAGCTCTCTGTTGAAAAAGCAGATTGAAGACTATCAATCCGAGATTGAAGTTAATGATGTAGGATCCGTCATCCGCGTTGGTGACGGGATCGCCGTCGCTCACGGCCTGGAAAATGTCATGGCTGGTGAGCTGCTTGAATTTTCAAACGGCGTAATGGGCATGGCCCAGAACCTTGAAGAGAATACCGTCGGGATCATCATTCTTGGTCCATTCACGGAAATCCGTGAAGGTGACGAAGTCCGTCGTACAGGCCGGATCATGGAAGTGCCTGTCGGGGAAGAATTACTGGGTCGTGTTGTTAACCCCCTCGGTCAGCCGCTTGACGGCATGGGCCCTGTGGAAACAAGCCGTACCCGTCCGATTGAAAGCCCGGCGCCTGGGGTTATGGACCGTAAATCCGTTCATGAACCACTGCAGACCGGTGTCAAAGCAATCGACGCCCTGATCCCGATCGGCCGTGGCCAGCGTGAGCTTGTCATCGGTGACCGTCAGACAGGGAAAACAGCGATTGCCATCGATACGATCATTAACCAGAAAGACCAGGACATGATCTGTATTTATGTGGCGATCGGTCAAAAAGAATCAACCGTTGCCGGTGTGGTGGAAACCCTCCGTCAGCACGGTGCACTCGATTATACGATCGTTGTCACTGCCAGTGCCTCTCAGCCGGCACCGCTTCTCTACCTGGCACCATATGCCGGTGTATCCATGGGGGAAGACTTCATGTACGACGGCAAGCACGTCCTCGTCATCTACGATGACTTGACGAAGCAGGCATCCGCGTATCGTGAACTGTCCCTTCTTCTGAAGCGCCCGCCGGGCCGTGAAGCCTTCCCGGGTGACGTTTTCTATGTACACTCCCGTCTGTTGGAGCGTGCGGCGAAACTCAGTGATGACAAAGGTGCAGGATCACTGACGGCATTGCCGTTTATTGAAACCCAGGCCGGTGACATCAGTGCCTATATTCCAACGAACGTCATTTCCATTACCGATGGTCAGATCTTCTTGCAGTCCAACTTGTTCTTCTCCGGTGTACGACCGGCGATTGACGCGGGTCTTTCCGTATCACGAGTCGGGGGTTCCGCCCAGATCAAAGCGATGAAGAAAGTGGCAGGTACCCTGCGTCTTGACCTCGCATCGTACCGTGAACTCGAGGCCTTTGCCCAGTTCGGTTCCGATCTCGACGAAGCAACGCAGGCGAAGCTGAACCGCGGTGCCCGGACGGTTGAAGTACTGAAACAGGGACTGCACCAGCCGCAGGATGTGGAAAAACAGGTCTTCATTCTGTTTGCACTGACAAAAGGGTTCCTCGATGACATCGACGTGGACGATATCTTACGCTTTGAACAGGAAATGCATACATTCCTTGAGCATAACAACAATGATTTACTCAAGAGTATCAGAGAAACAGGCAACCTCGCCGACGAAGATGCAATGAAGAATGCGATCAATGAATTCAAGAAGTCTTTCCAGGCGAACTGA
- the atpG gene encoding ATP synthase F1 subunit gamma produces MASLKDIKTRIGSTKKTKQITKAMEMVSAAKLNRAQQKATAFIPYTDKIREVVESIAAGSEGVSHPMLEEREEVKKTGYIVITSDRGLCGAYNSGLLRETHRLIEERHSSPDEYGLIVLGRVGLEYFKKRNMPVFQELTAVPDQPEYNDVKNLASASVQMFADGMFDEIYIHYNHFVSAISQKVTEQQLLPLTNMSDKEEGEPKVVQEYIYEPNADEILKGLLPHYAESLIFGALLDSKASEFGARMSAMRSATDNADDLIGELTLSYNRARQAAITQEINEIVGGALAQN; encoded by the coding sequence ATGGCCTCGTTAAAGGACATTAAAACGAGAATAGGCTCAACGAAAAAGACGAAGCAGATCACAAAGGCGATGGAGATGGTTTCAGCTGCGAAGCTGAACCGTGCCCAGCAAAAAGCCACAGCCTTCATTCCCTACACGGATAAAATCCGTGAGGTCGTTGAGAGCATAGCCGCCGGTTCGGAAGGCGTATCGCATCCCATGCTCGAAGAACGTGAAGAAGTCAAGAAGACAGGTTACATTGTCATTACCAGTGACCGTGGCCTTTGTGGGGCATACAACAGCGGACTTCTCCGCGAAACGCATCGCCTCATTGAAGAGCGTCATTCATCCCCGGATGAATACGGCTTAATCGTTCTTGGCCGCGTTGGTCTCGAGTATTTCAAGAAGCGGAACATGCCGGTCTTTCAGGAATTGACGGCAGTACCCGACCAGCCGGAATACAACGATGTGAAAAATCTGGCGTCTGCATCCGTTCAGATGTTTGCGGATGGCATGTTTGATGAAATCTATATCCATTACAATCACTTCGTCAGCGCCATCAGTCAGAAAGTCACCGAACAACAGCTTCTGCCGCTCACAAATATGAGTGACAAGGAAGAAGGCGAGCCGAAAGTGGTTCAGGAGTACATTTATGAACCCAATGCCGATGAGATTTTGAAAGGCCTGCTCCCTCACTACGCAGAGAGTCTGATTTTCGGTGCACTTCTCGATAGCAAGGCAAGTGAATTCGGGGCCCGTATGTCTGCGATGCGTTCAGCAACAGACAATGCGGATGACCTCATTGGCGAACTGACACTGAGCTACAACCGTGCCCGTCAGGCCGCGATTACGCAGGAAATCAATGAAATCGTCGGCGGTGCACTGGCCCAGAACTGA
- the atpD gene encoding F0F1 ATP synthase subunit beta yields the protein MNKGRVTQVTGPVIDVQFERGQLPEINNAVRIVREATTSGEVDIDLVLEVSLHLGDDTVRTVAMSSTDGIVRGMEVVDQGAPISVPVGDSTLGRVFNVLGQEIDLMDPIPESERRDPIHRQAPQYEELSTKTEILETGIKVVDLLAPYVKGGKIGLFGGAGVGKTVLIQELINNIAQEHGGISVFAGVGERTREGNDLYFEMKDSGVITKTAMVFGQMNEPPGARMRVALTGLTMAEFFRDEKGADVLLFIDNIFRFTQAGMEVSALLGRMPSAVGYQPTLSTEMGQLQERITSTKKGSVTSIQAIYVPADDYTDPAPATTFAHLDATTNLERKLSEMGIYPAVDPLGSTSRALSPEIVGDEHYGVAREVQETLQKYKELQDIIAILGMDELSEEDKLTVSRARRIQFFLSQNFHVAEQFTGQKGSYVDVKDTIRGFREILDGKHDDIPEDAFRLVGPIEAVVEKAEAMKANK from the coding sequence ATGAATAAAGGACGCGTCACTCAGGTTACTGGTCCGGTTATCGACGTTCAGTTCGAACGCGGCCAGCTCCCTGAGATCAATAACGCTGTAAGAATTGTCCGGGAAGCGACGACTTCAGGCGAAGTCGACATCGACTTGGTCCTTGAAGTTTCACTTCATTTAGGAGATGACACGGTCCGTACGGTTGCGATGTCTTCCACTGACGGCATCGTCCGCGGTATGGAAGTCGTTGACCAGGGCGCACCAATCTCAGTCCCTGTGGGCGACAGCACACTGGGACGTGTATTTAACGTACTCGGACAGGAAATCGACCTGATGGATCCGATCCCGGAGAGCGAACGCCGTGACCCGATCCACCGTCAGGCCCCTCAATACGAGGAATTGTCCACAAAAACTGAAATTCTCGAAACGGGAATCAAAGTCGTTGACCTTCTGGCCCCTTATGTGAAGGGTGGTAAAATCGGTCTCTTCGGCGGTGCGGGTGTAGGTAAAACCGTACTGATCCAGGAACTGATCAACAACATCGCTCAGGAACACGGCGGGATCTCCGTATTCGCCGGCGTTGGGGAGCGTACCCGTGAAGGAAATGACCTCTATTTCGAAATGAAGGACTCAGGTGTTATCACAAAAACGGCGATGGTGTTCGGTCAGATGAACGAACCACCAGGTGCCCGTATGCGTGTGGCCCTGACCGGCCTGACGATGGCCGAATTTTTCCGTGATGAAAAAGGGGCAGACGTACTGCTCTTTATCGATAACATCTTCCGCTTTACACAGGCGGGGATGGAAGTATCCGCCCTCCTCGGCCGTATGCCGTCCGCGGTTGGTTACCAGCCGACACTCTCCACAGAGATGGGGCAGCTCCAGGAACGGATCACGTCAACGAAAAAAGGTTCGGTTACATCGATCCAGGCGATCTATGTCCCTGCCGATGACTATACCGACCCGGCACCGGCGACAACCTTCGCCCACCTTGATGCAACAACGAACCTTGAGCGTAAGCTCTCTGAAATGGGTATCTATCCTGCGGTGGATCCACTCGGTTCCACGTCCCGTGCCCTCTCACCGGAAATCGTCGGTGATGAACACTACGGTGTGGCCCGTGAAGTACAGGAAACCTTGCAGAAATACAAGGAACTCCAGGACATCATTGCGATCCTCGGGATGGACGAGCTGTCTGAAGAAGACAAGCTGACCGTATCCCGTGCCCGTCGCATCCAGTTCTTCCTGTCCCAGAACTTCCACGTTGCTGAACAGTTCACCGGACAAAAAGGGTCCTATGTAGACGTGAAGGATACGATCCGAGGCTTCCGTGAAATTCTTGACGGCAAACACGATGACATTCCGGAAGATGCATTCCGTCTTGTCGGACCGATTGAAGCCGTTGTTGAAAAAGCCGAAGCAATGAAAGCAAATAAGTAA
- a CDS encoding F0F1 ATP synthase subunit epsilon: MKTMQANVVTPDGSVFSGDVEMVSVKTPDGGLGILPGHLPLVSPLAIGPVRLKQSGNIQPVAVNGGFIEVRSDEVNILAESAELPSEIDINRARAAKERAERRLEEAKKENLDFKRAEMALKRAVNRLEVGESG, translated from the coding sequence GTGAAGACGATGCAAGCGAATGTCGTCACTCCTGATGGCAGCGTCTTTAGTGGGGACGTGGAAATGGTCAGTGTCAAGACACCGGATGGCGGTCTGGGAATTCTCCCAGGACACCTGCCACTCGTGTCACCATTGGCAATCGGACCCGTCCGTCTGAAACAAAGCGGCAACATTCAGCCCGTCGCCGTCAATGGCGGTTTCATTGAAGTCCGCTCTGATGAAGTGAATATTCTCGCTGAATCTGCCGAATTGCCATCAGAAATAGACATCAACCGGGCGCGTGCCGCAAAGGAACGTGCGGAACGCCGACTCGAAGAAGCCAAGAAAGAAAATCTCGACTTCAAACGCGCCGAAATGGCACTCAAACGTGCCGTCAATCGCCTCGAGGTCGGGGAAAGCGGCTGA